The following are from one region of the Rosistilla carotiformis genome:
- a CDS encoding methylated-DNA--[protein]-cysteine S-methyltransferase, giving the protein MLPIECTGLCETPLGILTHQWTTAGLFRIRLFADPSSAGIQEALQQTEAKQVRHRASFAQRIDAYFKGQPTTFDDIPVDASDWSPFFAQVYHACRKVPAGQIISYKELACRAGRPAASRAVGQAMARNRIPIVIPCHRIVGSNGRLTGFSADGGIETKRWLLDRERGDTLFPNSVTRGG; this is encoded by the coding sequence ATGTTACCGATCGAATGCACGGGTCTTTGCGAGACACCGTTGGGAATCTTGACCCACCAATGGACCACGGCGGGGCTGTTCCGGATCCGGTTATTCGCCGACCCCTCATCGGCCGGAATCCAAGAGGCGTTGCAGCAGACCGAAGCCAAGCAGGTTCGCCACCGCGCATCGTTTGCCCAGCGGATCGACGCATACTTCAAGGGGCAGCCGACCACCTTCGACGATATCCCGGTCGACGCTTCGGATTGGTCTCCGTTTTTCGCTCAGGTTTATCATGCCTGCCGCAAGGTCCCCGCAGGGCAAATCATCAGCTACAAAGAACTGGCTTGTCGTGCAGGACGCCCCGCGGCATCGCGCGCCGTTGGACAGGCAATGGCTCGCAACCGGATCCCGATTGTGATTCCTTGCCACCGAATCGTGGGCAGCAACGGAAGATTGACAGGTTTTTCAGCCGATGGAGGAATCGAGACCAAACGCTGGTTGTTGGATCGCGAGCGCGGAGACACGCTGTTTCCGAACAGCGTTACGCGCGGGGGCTGA
- a CDS encoding small basic protein, which yields MTMDKSLKVQAGAIKSRNVLTRAERISRLQELDKWTEDSNVIGMAKVRVQKVSLKKKKKVKTEETAASKKKK from the coding sequence ATGACAATGGATAAAAGCCTGAAGGTTCAGGCCGGAGCGATCAAGAGTCGCAATGTTCTGACCCGTGCCGAGCGGATTTCACGGTTGCAAGAACTTGACAAATGGACCGAGGATTCGAACGTCATTGGCATGGCCAAGGTACGAGTTCAAAAGGTTTCGCTGAAGAAAAAGAAGAAGGTCAAGACCGAAGAAACCG